One Candidatus Bathyarchaeota archaeon DNA segment encodes these proteins:
- a CDS encoding CdvA-like protein, whose protein sequence is MNVDEAKTNVGREVFDIRGRKIGKLICFYTDLKSNPIKFLIELVTGDFIQCSPEQIQQKENSLIYLYSWEVNANNLKNKCELVSRRLKALEELYANGEIEKEIYLELKSRHESSIEDLDDQRKSLIEKLYERKRRVELKIKALELFLANSKMQQSSGELSSEAFKIALESINIGLKRAIAEINYIKEMIDFLSNVKISNVSSVKPAALKPLGEDVVVVKLKEAT, encoded by the coding sequence TTGAATGTTGATGAAGCTAAAACCAATGTTGGAAGAGAAGTTTTCGATATTAGAGGAAGAAAAATTGGAAAATTAATATGTTTTTATACAGATCTTAAAAGCAACCCAATTAAATTTTTAATAGAACTTGTTACAGGCGATTTTATTCAATGTTCTCCTGAGCAAATTCAACAAAAAGAAAATTCTTTAATTTATCTTTACTCATGGGAAGTTAATGCTAATAATTTAAAGAATAAATGTGAATTAGTTTCAAGAAGACTTAAAGCTTTAGAAGAGCTTTACGCTAATGGAGAAATAGAAAAAGAAATTTACTTAGAGCTTAAAAGTAGGCATGAAAGCTCTATAGAAGATTTAGATGATCAAAGAAAATCTTTAATAGAAAAGCTTTATGAACGAAAAAGAAGAGTAGAGCTTAAAATAAAAGCTTTAGAGCTTTTCCTAGCTAACAGTAAAATGCAGCAATCTTCAGGTGAGCTCAGCAGTGAAGCTTTTAAAATAGCTTTAGAATCTATAAATATTGGTTTAAAGAGAGCTATCGCAGAAATAAACTATATTAAAGAAATGATTGATTTTTTAAGTAATGTTAAAATTTCAAATGTGTCTTCTGTAAAACCTGCAGCTTTAAAACCTTTAGGTGAAGATGTAGTTGTAGTTAAATTAAAGGAAGCAACTTAA
- a CDS encoding Glu/Leu/Phe/Val dehydrogenase, with protein MSKAKINPFEEAVKQIEKVSKRIGVNEDIIEELKHPRRILIVSVPVRMDDGKIKVFTGYRVQHNMWRGPYKGGIRYHPSVDLDEVKALAMWMTFKTAVVDIPYGGAKGGVVCDPKKLSKGEIERLTRRYTAMIMDEIGPFKDVPAPDMGTDAQTMAWIMDTYSSLKGYAVPEVVTGKPVELGGSYGREAATGRGVAICAREAAKHLGLKLKEATVAVQGYGNVGFWTAKILNEMGCKIIAVSDSKGGILNLKGLNPDEVKEHKKKTGSVIGFNGSEAINNEEILEIDCDILVPAAMENVITRENANRIKAKIISEGANGPTTPEADDILYNKRILAVPDILANSGGVTVSYFEWVQNLNRDRWSEEEVNRRLEERMVKAFKEVLEISEREKVSMRTAAYMLAINRVVDAHVKLGLFP; from the coding sequence ATGAGTAAAGCTAAAATAAACCCTTTTGAAGAAGCTGTTAAGCAAATAGAGAAAGTTTCTAAAAGAATTGGCGTAAATGAAGATATAATAGAGGAGCTAAAGCATCCAAGAAGAATTTTAATTGTTTCAGTTCCAGTTAGAATGGATGATGGAAAAATAAAAGTGTTTACAGGATATAGAGTTCAACATAACATGTGGCGAGGCCCATATAAAGGTGGAATAAGATATCACCCAAGCGTAGATTTAGATGAAGTTAAAGCGCTTGCAATGTGGATGACTTTTAAAACAGCTGTTGTAGATATTCCATATGGTGGTGCTAAGGGAGGTGTTGTATGCGATCCTAAAAAACTTTCTAAAGGAGAAATAGAAAGGTTAACTAGACGCTATACAGCTATGATTATGGATGAAATAGGTCCATTTAAAGATGTGCCAGCACCAGATATGGGTACTGACGCTCAAACTATGGCTTGGATAATGGATACTTACAGCAGCCTTAAAGGATATGCTGTTCCTGAAGTTGTTACAGGAAAACCGGTAGAGCTAGGCGGATCATATGGTAGGGAAGCTGCTACAGGAAGGGGTGTTGCGATATGCGCTAGAGAAGCTGCTAAGCATTTAGGTTTAAAATTAAAAGAAGCTACTGTTGCTGTTCAAGGTTATGGAAATGTAGGCTTCTGGACTGCTAAAATCCTTAATGAGATGGGATGCAAAATAATAGCTGTTAGCGATTCAAAAGGAGGAATATTAAACTTAAAAGGGTTAAATCCAGATGAAGTTAAGGAGCATAAAAAGAAGACAGGTTCAGTTATAGGGTTTAATGGAAGTGAAGCAATTAATAATGAAGAGATTTTAGAGATAGATTGCGATATTCTTGTTCCAGCAGCTATGGAGAATGTGATTACACGCGAGAATGCTAACAGAATAAAAGCTAAAATAATTTCTGAAGGAGCTAATGGCCCAACAACACCTGAAGCTGATGATATTCTATATAATAAACGAATATTAGCGGTTCCAGATATACTAGCGAATAGTGGAGGGGTTACAGTTAGTTATTTTGAATGGGTTCAAAACTTAAATAGAGATAGATGGTCTGAAGAAGAAGTTAATAGAAGACTTGAAGAGCGTATGGTTAAAGCTTTTAAAGAAGTTTTAGAGATTTCTGAAAGAGAGAAAGTAAGTATGAGAACAGCAGCTTATATGTTGGCTATAAATAGAGTAGTTGACGCTCATGTAAAGCTTGGTTTATTCCCATAA
- the moaA gene encoding GTP 3',8-cyclase MoaA produces MLLDKYNRPLLNFRVSVTPSCNQNCFYCHREGYINKAGVMKANEVIKIVNIAAEFGVKDVKITGGEPLMRSDIKEIIKSLREIPQLKDISLVTNAKLLTEGLALKLKEAGLSRVNISLPSLNPNIYKKITGGEIKGALKGVKAAIKAGLTPVKLNMVILKGLNDSEVDSMIEASRSMGAILQLIEFEPVNISFKDYNKYHLPLDDIENKLAEKAEKIEVRNFMHNRKVYTINGAKVEVVKPIENTEFCAHCTRMRLTFDGKLKPCLMREDNLVDIASYLRRGALDEELKALFLKANSLREPFYKKRTSIS; encoded by the coding sequence TTGCTTCTAGATAAATATAACCGCCCATTATTAAATTTTAGAGTTTCAGTAACGCCTTCTTGTAATCAAAACTGTTTTTATTGTCATAGAGAAGGCTACATTAATAAAGCTGGAGTAATGAAAGCAAATGAAGTAATTAAAATAGTTAATATAGCTGCTGAATTTGGGGTGAAAGACGTGAAAATTACTGGTGGAGAACCATTGATGAGAAGCGATATTAAAGAGATTATAAAAAGTTTAAGAGAGATTCCTCAATTAAAAGATATTTCTCTCGTTACAAATGCTAAATTGTTAACTGAAGGTTTAGCGTTAAAATTAAAGGAGGCTGGTCTTTCTAGAGTGAATATAAGTCTCCCTTCATTAAACCCTAATATTTATAAAAAGATTACTGGAGGAGAAATTAAAGGTGCTTTAAAAGGGGTTAAGGCAGCTATTAAAGCAGGTTTAACTCCTGTAAAATTGAACATGGTTATTCTTAAAGGATTAAATGATTCTGAAGTGGATTCAATGATAGAAGCTTCAAGAAGCATGGGGGCTATTCTTCAGTTAATTGAATTTGAACCAGTAAATATCTCTTTTAAAGATTATAATAAGTATCATTTGCCGTTAGATGATATAGAGAATAAATTAGCTGAGAAAGCTGAGAAAATTGAGGTTAGAAACTTTATGCATAATAGAAAGGTTTATACAATTAATGGAGCTAAAGTTGAAGTTGTTAAACCTATAGAGAATACTGAATTTTGTGCTCATTGCACTCGTATGCGGTTAACTTTTGATGGAAAATTAAAGCCTTGTTTAATGAGAGAAGATAATTTAGTAGATATAGCTTCTTACTTAAGGAGAGGCGCTTTAGATGAAGAGTTAAAAGCTTTATTTCTTAAAGCTAACAGTTTAAGAGAACCCTTCTATAAAAAGAGAACTTCTATTTCTTAA
- a CDS encoding ribose-phosphate diphosphokinase, whose protein sequence is MVEILIGPASKELGLKVAQELNLKAILVESKVFPDGESYIRIPEEEIDEELILIQSTYPPQNKHLIELFLMLDAAKDLGAEKIITVVPYLAYARQDKRFRAGEAISIKVLAKLIKEAGASKFVTFNIHKEKILEFFNIKSINLSGASAIGNYFLQKEVRHPYVIAPDKGAYQLAMEIAKILNAECAYFEKKRDKVTGVVETEFKELNIKDKTAIIVDDIISTGSTIINVAEILKKQGAEKVYAVCVHPILIENAQNRMKLAGVDEVLGTDCVPTEVSKITVASILAKTLRKEF, encoded by the coding sequence ATGGTTGAAATTTTAATTGGGCCCGCCTCTAAAGAGCTTGGATTAAAGGTGGCTCAAGAACTAAATTTAAAAGCTATTCTAGTGGAATCAAAAGTTTTTCCTGATGGAGAATCTTATATTAGAATTCCAGAGGAAGAGATTGATGAAGAATTGATTTTAATTCAATCTACTTATCCACCGCAAAATAAACATTTAATAGAGCTTTTTTTAATGCTTGATGCTGCAAAAGATTTAGGAGCTGAAAAAATAATAACTGTTGTACCATATTTAGCTTACGCTAGACAAGATAAAAGGTTTAGAGCTGGAGAAGCTATAAGCATTAAAGTTTTAGCAAAGCTTATAAAAGAAGCTGGAGCAAGCAAATTTGTAACATTTAACATTCATAAAGAAAAAATCTTAGAGTTCTTTAATATCAAATCAATTAACTTATCAGGAGCATCAGCTATAGGAAATTATTTTCTTCAAAAAGAAGTTAGGCATCCATATGTTATAGCACCTGATAAAGGTGCTTATCAACTAGCTATGGAGATTGCTAAAATATTAAATGCTGAATGCGCATATTTTGAAAAGAAAAGGGATAAAGTTACAGGTGTTGTAGAGACGGAATTTAAAGAATTAAACATTAAAGATAAAACTGCAATTATAGTAGATGATATTATTTCAACAGGTTCAACAATAATTAATGTAGCTGAAATCCTTAAGAAGCAAGGGGCTGAAAAAGTTTATGCTGTATGCGTTCATCCGATTTTGATTGAAAATGCTCAAAATAGAATGAAGCTTGCCGGAGTAGATGAAGTTTTAGGTACAGATTGCGTTCCAACTGAAGTAAGCAAAATAACTGTAGCGTCAATTTTAGCTAAAACTTTAAGAAAAGAGTTTTGA
- a CDS encoding replication factor C large subunit, producing the protein MNIPWVIKYRPKHLNEVVGNEQAKENLLKWLKSLNQGKNVKKAALLYGPPGTGKTVTVEALARDLGYDLIEINASDKRNSDELMRIAGSAAAQGGLIDKKRLILLDEIDGINLEEDRGAIAAVNQIIKETHYPILLTANDIWNPKIAPLRNLCELIEFKRLTSKACLSYLKKICLNEGVKAEDEALKFIIERNKGDMRSIINDLETLCIGRKELTINDVSWLSLRDRKENVFTALTFVFSGKNCALARKAVDLADIDYEMLFEWIYENVPHQLTDVQDLYNAMESLAKSNLYLTRVKRNQNWDLLPYALNLMTIGVCASKKKTKPKFTPLRFPERIKYLAKSRAEREIKARIGKLIGEKAHLSIQKSIKHYLPYIKFIFKHNQKLAKKISEELEFDDEAKSFLKK; encoded by the coding sequence TTGAATATTCCATGGGTTATAAAATATCGGCCTAAACATTTAAATGAGGTTGTAGGAAATGAGCAAGCGAAAGAAAACCTTTTAAAATGGCTTAAATCCTTAAACCAGGGGAAAAATGTTAAAAAAGCTGCTTTACTTTATGGTCCTCCTGGAACAGGGAAAACAGTTACTGTTGAGGCTTTAGCTAGAGATTTAGGATATGATTTAATAGAGATAAATGCTAGCGATAAAAGAAACAGCGATGAATTAATGAGAATCGCCGGCTCAGCTGCTGCTCAAGGAGGGTTAATTGATAAAAAGCGTTTAATTCTTCTTGATGAAATAGATGGAATAAACTTGGAGGAAGATAGAGGAGCCATCGCGGCTGTTAACCAAATTATAAAAGAAACGCATTACCCTATTCTTCTTACAGCTAACGATATTTGGAATCCAAAAATAGCTCCATTAAGAAACTTATGCGAGTTAATTGAATTTAAAAGGTTAACTTCTAAAGCTTGTCTCTCATATTTAAAGAAAATATGCTTAAATGAAGGTGTTAAAGCTGAAGATGAAGCTTTAAAATTTATAATTGAAAGAAATAAGGGAGATATGCGATCTATAATTAACGATTTAGAAACGCTTTGTATTGGTAGAAAAGAATTAACTATAAATGATGTTTCATGGTTAAGCTTAAGAGATAGAAAAGAAAACGTTTTTACAGCTTTAACTTTTGTTTTCTCTGGAAAAAACTGTGCTTTAGCTAGAAAAGCTGTAGATTTAGCTGATATAGATTACGAAATGCTTTTTGAATGGATTTATGAAAATGTTCCGCATCAACTTACAGATGTTCAAGATTTATATAACGCTATGGAATCCTTAGCTAAATCAAACCTTTATTTAACTAGAGTTAAAAGAAATCAAAATTGGGATCTCCTCCCATATGCTTTAAACTTAATGACTATAGGTGTTTGCGCTTCAAAAAAGAAAACTAAACCTAAATTTACTCCACTTAGATTCCCGGAAAGAATAAAATATTTAGCGAAAAGCAGAGCTGAAAGAGAAATTAAAGCTAGAATAGGAAAATTAATAGGGGAAAAAGCTCATTTATCAATTCAAAAAAGCATTAAACATTATTTACCATATATTAAGTTTATATTTAAGCATAATCAAAAACTTGCTAAAAAAATCAGCGAAGAACTTGAATTTGATGATGAAGCTAAAAGCTTTCTTAAGAAATAG
- a CDS encoding MogA/MoaB family molybdenum cofactor biosynthesis protein, with translation MKHKAEAPEKLKVAILTCSDSKYENLKKGEKINDVSGDLIEELIKKAGYKVHQRILLPDNLVLIKEKVKELLYLKDVDAIIITGGTGISHKDVTIEAVNELIEKALPGFGELFRKLSYEKIGSAAILTRALAGVAKSKAIFCLPGSPNAVNLAVSSLIIPELTHIIKHAKE, from the coding sequence ATAAAGCATAAAGCTGAAGCACCAGAAAAATTAAAAGTAGCAATATTAACTTGCAGCGATTCTAAATATGAAAACTTAAAAAAAGGTGAAAAAATTAATGATGTTTCAGGAGATTTGATAGAAGAATTAATTAAAAAAGCTGGTTATAAGGTTCATCAAAGAATTTTATTACCAGATAATTTAGTTTTAATTAAAGAAAAAGTTAAAGAGCTTTTATATTTAAAGGATGTTGATGCTATAATAATTACTGGAGGAACAGGAATTTCTCATAAAGATGTCACTATAGAAGCTGTTAATGAGCTTATAGAGAAAGCTCTTCCAGGGTTTGGAGAATTATTTAGAAAGCTTAGTTATGAAAAAATTGGCTCTGCAGCAATATTAACTAGAGCTTTAGCTGGAGTGGCTAAATCTAAAGCAATATTTTGTTTACCTGGATCCCCTAACGCAGTTAACCTAGCTGTTTCATCATTAATTATCCCAGAGTTAACGCATATAATTAAACATGCAAAAGAGTAA
- a CDS encoding replication factor C small subunit, whose translation MWTEKYRPKSLNEIVNQKEIVERLKKFAETKTMPHCLFSGPPGTGKTTAAICLARDLFEENYIEAFMELNASDARGIDVIRTTVKEFARVAPISKLPFKILVLDEADNMTADAQHALRRTMEKYTETCRFILCCNYSGKIIEPIQSRCALFKFAQLKNDDIAKYLKKIAEKEKVKLLEDGLNAILSVANGDLRKAINTLQAASSLEKPINEKTVYMVVGLAKPEDIKEMLELSFKGNFIEARKKLRLMLMEYGLSGLDILKQVHSEILKLNLPEEDKLKLADLIGEIDYRLSQGADEEIQLSAMLAKLTLFSFNKRG comes from the coding sequence ATGTGGACTGAAAAATATAGGCCGAAAAGCTTGAATGAAATAGTAAATCAAAAAGAAATAGTTGAAAGATTAAAAAAGTTTGCTGAAACTAAAACTATGCCTCACTGCCTTTTTTCAGGTCCCCCTGGAACAGGAAAAACAACTGCAGCTATATGCTTAGCTAGAGATTTATTTGAAGAAAATTATATTGAAGCTTTTATGGAGCTTAACGCTAGCGATGCTAGAGGAATAGATGTTATTCGAACTACAGTTAAAGAGTTTGCTAGAGTTGCACCTATAAGCAAGCTTCCATTTAAAATTCTTGTTTTAGATGAAGCTGATAATATGACTGCTGATGCTCAACACGCCTTAAGAAGAACTATGGAGAAATATACTGAAACTTGCAGGTTTATTTTATGCTGTAATTACTCTGGGAAAATTATTGAGCCTATTCAATCTAGATGCGCTTTATTTAAATTTGCTCAATTAAAAAACGATGATATAGCTAAGTATTTAAAGAAAATTGCTGAAAAAGAGAAGGTAAAGCTTCTTGAAGATGGGTTAAACGCTATTTTAAGCGTAGCAAACGGCGATTTAAGGAAAGCAATAAACACTTTGCAGGCAGCATCTTCTTTAGAGAAGCCTATAAATGAAAAAACAGTTTATATGGTGGTTGGATTAGCTAAACCTGAAGATATTAAAGAAATGCTTGAATTAAGCTTTAAAGGAAACTTTATTGAAGCTAGAAAAAAGCTGCGGTTAATGCTTATGGAGTATGGGCTTTCAGGCCTTGATATTCTTAAACAAGTTCACTCTGAAATTCTTAAATTAAATCTTCCTGAAGAAGATAAGCTTAAGCTTGCTGATTTAATTGGCGAAATAGATTATAGGCTTTCTCAAGGAGCTGATGAAGAAATTCAGTTAAGCGCTATGCTAGCTAAGTTAACTTTATTCTCCTTTAACAAAAGGGGTTAA
- a CDS encoding AAA family ATPase encodes MAAKYANEAIQLDEQGSKGMAISRYQRAIEILLKLTSLYPDSPQTKVYLTRIEAYQRRIKELMESPSSLVNQTVEAASFNQLVISEKPNVKWSDIADLEEAKKAIEESIIFPVKRPDLFPLGWPRGLLFFGPPGCGKTLLAAAVATEINAVFYCVDSASIMSKWLGESEKNVAQLFAEARNKAASGQPAIIFLDEIDSLIGKRSNEIGGEIRTRNQFLKEMDGLLDKKKSFHVYVIGATNKPWALDDAFIRRFQRRIYIPLPDYDARLELFKIYTRGIKLSPEVDLKYLAKITEGYSGSDVRDIIQAAQLEVVREFFEKGNPNDKHASPKPVSMGNFINALRKRKPSVSSNLTKNYFAWFEGYGAT; translated from the coding sequence ATGGCTGCTAAATATGCTAATGAAGCAATTCAATTAGATGAGCAAGGTTCAAAAGGGATGGCTATTTCAAGATATCAAAGAGCTATAGAAATTCTTTTAAAGCTAACTTCATTATATCCTGATTCGCCTCAAACCAAAGTTTATTTAACTAGAATAGAAGCTTATCAAAGAAGAATTAAAGAATTAATGGAGTCGCCTTCTTCATTAGTAAACCAAACTGTTGAGGCAGCAAGCTTTAATCAACTTGTTATCTCTGAAAAACCTAATGTTAAATGGAGCGATATAGCAGATTTAGAGGAAGCTAAAAAAGCTATAGAAGAATCCATAATTTTCCCAGTTAAACGACCTGACTTGTTTCCTTTAGGTTGGCCTAGAGGGCTTCTATTTTTTGGTCCACCTGGATGCGGTAAAACTTTATTAGCAGCTGCGGTAGCTACGGAAATTAACGCAGTATTCTACTGTGTTGATTCAGCTTCAATAATGTCTAAATGGCTTGGGGAGTCAGAGAAAAATGTTGCGCAGCTTTTTGCTGAAGCGCGAAATAAAGCCGCATCCGGTCAACCAGCAATAATATTTTTAGATGAAATAGATTCTTTAATTGGGAAAAGAAGTAATGAGATTGGTGGAGAAATTAGAACTAGAAATCAGTTTTTAAAAGAAATGGATGGGCTTTTAGATAAAAAGAAAAGCTTTCATGTATATGTTATTGGGGCAACAAATAAACCTTGGGCTTTAGATGACGCTTTTATAAGGAGATTTCAAAGGAGAATTTATATTCCCCTACCTGATTATGATGCTAGACTTGAGCTTTTTAAAATTTACACAAGGGGAATTAAGCTTTCTCCAGAAGTTGACCTCAAGTACTTAGCGAAAATTACTGAAGGCTACTCTGGAAGCGATGTTAGAGATATTATTCAAGCGGCTCAACTAGAGGTTGTTAGAGAATTCTTTGAAAAAGGAAACCCTAATGATAAGCATGCTTCCCCAAAACCAGTAAGCATGGGAAACTTTATTAACGCGTTAAGAAAAAGGAAACCAAGCGTTTCTTCAAATTTAACTAAAAATTATTTCGCTTGGTTTGAAGGTTATGGAGCAACATAA
- a CDS encoding Snf7 family protein, with amino-acid sequence MSRKIIKSWNGSDSLLSRVGEKIRGRKPTLKERVSHAIYRLKVQKTKLENASSRIENHDKSLFEKCVKAQIAKDSARAIMYANECVELRKVAKTTLRCQLALEKVLLRLETIRDFGEVASLMAPVVDVVQAVKTEISGIMPEVAFELNEIGEVLGDVVTEMGETVGISEEDVHPSSEAMKIIEEANAVAEQKMKEKFPELPLQVMHPIEESSGTKLK; translated from the coding sequence TTGTCTAGAAAGATAATTAAAAGCTGGAACGGCTCTGATTCCCTATTATCAAGGGTTGGCGAGAAAATTCGAGGTAGAAAACCAACTCTTAAAGAAAGAGTTTCCCATGCAATTTACCGCTTAAAAGTTCAAAAAACTAAGTTGGAAAACGCATCTTCTAGAATAGAAAACCATGATAAATCTTTGTTTGAAAAATGCGTTAAAGCTCAGATTGCTAAAGATTCAGCTAGAGCTATAATGTATGCTAATGAATGCGTAGAGCTAAGAAAAGTTGCTAAAACAACTTTAAGATGTCAACTTGCGCTTGAGAAAGTTCTTTTAAGGCTTGAAACAATTAGAGACTTTGGAGAAGTTGCCTCACTTATGGCACCTGTTGTCGATGTTGTTCAAGCTGTAAAAACTGAAATTTCAGGAATTATGCCTGAAGTTGCATTTGAACTCAATGAAATTGGAGAAGTTTTAGGAGATGTTGTAACTGAAATGGGTGAAACTGTTGGAATAAGCGAAGAGGATGTGCATCCATCAAGCGAAGCTATGAAAATAATTGAGGAAGCTAATGCTGTGGCTGAGCAAAAGATGAAAGAGAAATTCCCAGAGCTTCCTTTACAAGTGATGCATCCTATAGAAGAATCTTCGGGCACTAAATTAAAATAA
- the rnz gene encoding ribonuclease Z: protein MDIFFLGSGGSIPTKKRNLPCILIKLERELLMLDCGEAAQKQFLSIKAGINKHMKIFISHMHGDHVLGLPGLIQSFSLLGREKKLEIYGPKGIKSFLNCVKKTVPFNLSFKTEVHEIGEGQILEEETYIIKTMWVNHTIPCLSFALIEKPKPGKFNPEKARKLGVPEGPLWKKLQMGESVKIGSKIIKSREVVGPPRLGAKIVYSSDTRPCKAIEKLSKNADLLIFDSTFDDFKKDKASEYGHSTCIQAAKIARKAKVKKLVLTHLSPIYEGCEEKLFEQAKKIFKETILAEDLMKITIKK, encoded by the coding sequence ATGGACATATTTTTTTTAGGTTCAGGAGGAAGTATACCAACAAAAAAGAGAAATCTTCCATGTATATTAATTAAACTAGAAAGAGAATTGTTAATGCTTGATTGTGGAGAAGCAGCTCAAAAGCAGTTTCTTTCTATTAAAGCTGGAATAAATAAACATATGAAAATATTCATAAGCCATATGCATGGCGATCATGTGTTGGGGTTACCTGGATTAATTCAATCATTCTCCCTTCTTGGAAGAGAAAAAAAGCTTGAAATTTATGGACCTAAAGGAATTAAAAGCTTCTTAAATTGCGTAAAGAAAACTGTGCCTTTTAATTTATCCTTTAAAACTGAGGTTCATGAAATTGGTGAAGGACAAATTTTAGAGGAAGAAACCTATATTATAAAAACTATGTGGGTAAATCACACTATTCCATGCTTAAGTTTTGCTTTAATAGAAAAACCTAAACCTGGAAAATTTAATCCTGAAAAAGCTAGAAAGCTTGGGGTTCCTGAAGGACCCCTTTGGAAAAAGCTTCAAATGGGCGAATCTGTTAAAATAGGCTCAAAAATAATTAAATCTAGGGAAGTTGTTGGGCCACCTAGACTTGGAGCTAAAATAGTTTACTCTAGCGATACTAGACCATGCAAAGCTATAGAAAAACTTTCTAAAAATGCAGATTTACTTATTTTCGATAGCACATTTGATGATTTTAAAAAGGATAAAGCTAGCGAATATGGGCATTCGACTTGCATTCAAGCAGCTAAAATAGCGAGAAAAGCTAAAGTTAAAAAGTTAGTTTTAACTCATTTAAGCCCAATTTATGAAGGGTGCGAAGAAAAATTATTTGAGCAAGCAAAGAAAATATTTAAAGAAACGATTTTAGCTGAAGATCTAATGAAAATAACCATTAAGAAATAA
- a CDS encoding DNA helicase UvrD encodes MYSDLHIHSSFSHAASKEVNINNLEVYAKLKGVNLLGTGDFTHPKWLIELKKNLSEVNGEGIFQTKKSELSFLLSTEVCNIYEFDNRVRRVHNLILARNFEIVDQINEQLKKFGDLEADGRPVFNGVSCTELVNSLMSISKDILIIPAHYFTPWFGVLGSKSGFNSVEECFQEESGHIYALETGLSSDPLMAFRISKLDKYTLVSFSDSHTYIPLRLGREFTAFKLNKLSFKEIYEAIKNKDKSKLVMTGEFFPEVGKYHFSGHRKCNVNLHPKDAMKFNNICPNCKRKLTIGVLQRVEELADRPEGFMPNDYIPFKHLVPLMEIIAEIYNVNAYSQTVWSEYHNLIEKFGNELNILLNVPKEELIKVANEKLVEAIIKVREGKIKYIGGYDGVYGRIIFFNNEEKREKKLVQIQKNLEDFLK; translated from the coding sequence ATTTATTCTGATCTTCATATTCATTCATCTTTTAGCCATGCAGCAAGCAAAGAGGTTAATATTAACAATTTAGAAGTATATGCTAAATTAAAAGGGGTTAACTTGCTTGGAACAGGTGATTTCACGCATCCAAAATGGTTAATAGAATTGAAGAAGAATCTTTCAGAAGTTAATGGAGAAGGGATTTTTCAAACAAAAAAGAGTGAACTCAGCTTTCTTCTTTCCACAGAGGTATGTAATATTTATGAGTTTGACAATCGAGTAAGAAGGGTTCATAATTTAATTTTAGCTAGAAACTTTGAGATTGTAGATCAAATAAATGAACAGCTTAAAAAATTTGGTGATTTAGAAGCTGACGGCAGACCTGTTTTTAATGGAGTAAGCTGTACAGAGCTAGTAAATTCTTTAATGAGTATTTCAAAAGATATTTTAATTATTCCAGCCCATTATTTTACACCATGGTTTGGAGTATTAGGTTCTAAATCAGGTTTTAACAGTGTAGAGGAATGCTTTCAAGAGGAGTCGGGACATATATATGCTCTTGAAACAGGTCTTTCAAGCGATCCTTTAATGGCTTTTAGAATAAGTAAACTTGATAAATATACTCTTGTATCTTTTTCAGATTCCCATACATATATTCCTTTAAGGTTAGGAAGAGAGTTTACAGCTTTTAAACTTAATAAACTATCTTTTAAAGAGATTTACGAGGCTATAAAAAATAAAGATAAATCAAAGCTTGTTATGACTGGAGAATTTTTTCCAGAAGTAGGTAAATACCATTTTTCAGGCCACAGAAAATGTAATGTTAATTTGCATCCAAAAGATGCTATGAAATTCAACAATATTTGTCCAAACTGCAAAAGAAAATTGACTATCGGCGTTTTACAAAGAGTTGAGGAGCTTGCAGATAGACCGGAAGGTTTTATGCCAAATGATTATATCCCATTTAAGCATCTTGTGCCATTAATGGAGATAATAGCGGAAATATATAATGTGAACGCTTATTCACAAACCGTATGGAGCGAATATCACAATTTAATTGAAAAATTTGGAAATGAATTAAATATTTTATTAAACGTACCAAAAGAGGAGTTAATTAAAGTTGCAAACGAAAAACTGGTTGAAGCAATAATAAAAGTAAGAGAAGGGAAAATTAAATATATTGGTGGTTATGATGGAGTTTATGGAAGAATAATATTTTTTAATAATGAAGAAAAAAGAGAGAAAAAACTAGTTCAAATTCAGAAGAATCTAGAAGATTTTTTAAAGTAA